A genomic region of Apteryx mantelli isolate bAptMan1 chromosome 10, bAptMan1.hap1, whole genome shotgun sequence contains the following coding sequences:
- the PMFBP1 gene encoding polyamine-modulated factor 1-binding protein 1 isoform X1 → MPVPGKGRPVPGQLRAGGRATSAAGASGPQQGRGGAEQVRGQHPPRGPFVPGGGRSGAWGCRSWGGALAPREAAAQLQAELSWWQQQQQTTLEQALQHRHATAQAEERLQRSQEQLQALKQQCQEQAAMRRELHEELCWQQDRREKLQLELQQAKEWTSTLEKENRALQQSLRCREQALGEQEELSQGLQCHLLRLQEELGATQAREQQSQRQLRGAEETIHALQQEVASNRKHLAELLGQVQDMPSLRAELAQAQQGKAKQEEETAAYKEQRQQLHWELRKLQGSQEQSKQEAHSLETRLQELSSRAQQWQQLHQDSERALATREEELVVCKVELAFLKEKLSKALEQKEALQHEINMLRQKFAATSTEAEALRSSLTVARSDSSRLHRESELVLVNISQWVKKQKQSNEKLGQKIQQQVKQIAELTGKKEQLQNTLGRLQEENKYLRVRADEQHRECEHLKASRAPVTARPETVLGLCSCV, encoded by the exons ATGCCCGTGCCTGGGAAGGGACGTCCAGTGCCAGGCCAGCTGCGAGCTGGAGGCCGAGCTACGAGCGCTGCAGGAGCAAGCGGCCCGCAGCAGGGCCGAGGTGGCGCAGAGCAGGTACGGGGGCAGCACCCGCCCAGGGGCCCATTTGTGCCCGGAGGGGGTCGCAGTGGGGCCTGGGGCTGCCGCAGCTGGGGCGGTGCCCTTGCCCCCAGGGAGGCGGCAGCACAGCTCCAGGCAGAGCTgagctggtggcagcagcagcagcagacaacCCTGGAGCAGGCGCTGCAGCACAGGCACGCCACCGCCCAAGCAGAAGAGAGGCTGCAGCGGAGCCAGGAACAGCTGCAAGCCCTGAAGCAGCAG TGCCAGGAGCAGGCTGCCATGCGGCGGGAGCTGCATGAggagctgtgctggcagcaggacAGGAGGGAGAAGCTCCAACTAGAGCTGCAGCAGGCAAAGGAGTGGACAAGCACCCTCGAGAAAGAGAACAGGGCCCTGCAGCAAAGCCTGCGCTGCAGGGAGCAGGCG CTGGGGGAGCAGGAGGAACTGAGCCAGGGCCTGCAGTGCCACCTGCTTcggctgcaggaggagctgggagcCACCCAGGCCAGGGAGCAGCAAAGCCAGCGGCAGCTCCGTGGAGCTGAGGAGACCATCCACGCCCTGCAGCAGGAAGTGGCCTCCAACAGAAAGCACCTGGCCGAGCTGCTGGGACAG GTACAGGACATGCCCTCCCTGCGGGCAGAGCTGGCCCAGGCCCAGCAAGGAAAAGccaagcaggaggaggagactgCAGCCTACaaggagcagaggcagcagctccactgggAGCTGAGGAAGCTGCAGGGGTCCcaggagcagagcaagcaggag GCCCACTCCCTCGAgacgaggctgcaggagctgagcagccgagcccagcagtggcagcagctgcaCCAGGACAGTGAGCGAGCTTTGGCCACGCGGGAAGAGGAGCTGGTGGTTTGCAAGGTGGAGCTGGCCTTCCTCAAGGAAAAGCTCAGCAAGGCCCTGGAGCAG AAAGAAGCCCTTCAGCATGAAATTAACATGTTACGACAGAAGTTTGCAGCCACCAGCACTGAG GCAGAAGCCCTGCGCTCCTCCCTCACTGTGGCACGTTCtgacagcagcaggctgcaccgGGAAAGCGAGCTGGTGCTGGTCAACATCAGCCAGTGGGTGAAAAAGCAGAA GCAGTCAAATGAGAAACTAGGGCAAAAGATCCAGCAGCAAGTCAAACAGATTGCTGAGCTGACAGGCAAGAAGGA GCAGCTCCAAAACACACTGGGAAGGTTGCAGGAGGAAAACAAATACCTCAGGGTCAGAGCAGATGAGCAGCACCGCGAGTGTGAGCATCTGAAGGCGAGCAGAGCTCCTGTCACAGCCCGGCCTGAAACAGTGCTAGGCCTGTGCTCCTGCGTGTAG
- the LOC136992867 gene encoding uncharacterized protein: MGWSRRTRGHEPGSPHGGGGEAGRLRCAASQGQRTAAVLQPRAAQARQDGWQPVLEPGRVLAWIRELQQGLDVCRCQNRESLAQLQRQEIAAEQEQRDLALLLQRCQALMEQVLRYEATLRRRSPGPRLPPEAPGSEQDPEQSEALLSRARELEEQELRQAQERPDASGQAEAPAEAEHSRQEGPAAEELQGLARDAQSARAAKQSSAMEGGGHPGLQGQGIRAATQGGRREEAMPDPRSPTQPQCSCC, from the exons ATGGGCTGGTCCAGGCGGACACGTGGCCACGAGCCGGGCAGCCCCCACGGTGGTGGCGGTGAGGCCGGACGGCTGCGCTGTGCTGCATCCCAGGGACAGCGGACAGCAGCGGTGCTGCAGCCCAGAGCGGCCCAGGCACGCCAGGATGGGTGGCAGCCGGTGCTGGAGCCAGGGCGGGTGCTGGCCTGGATTcgggagctgcagcagggccTGGACGTCTGCCGGTGCCAGAACCGGGAGAGCCTGGCGCAGCTGCAGCGGCAGGAGATCGCGGCGGAGCAGGAGCAGCGGGACctggccctgctgctgcagcggTGCCAGGCGCTGATGGAGCAG GTGCTGCGCTACGAGGCGACGCTGCGGCGGCGCTCCCCAGGGCCGCGGCTGCCCCCGGAGGCACCGGGCTCGGAGCAGGACCCAGAGCAGAGTGAGgcactgctgagcagagccagggagctggaggagcaggagctgcgCCAGGCCCAGGAGCGCCCCGACGCCAGCGGGCAG GCGGAGGCACCGGCGGAGGCCGAGCACAGCAGGCAGGAGGGGCCAGCAGCGGAGGAACTCCAGGGCCTGGCGCGGGACGCGCAGTCGGCGAGGGCAGCCAAGCAGAGCAGCGCCATGGAaggtggggggcacccagggcTGCAGGGACAGGGCATTCGGGCTGCGACC CAGGGGGGCAGGCGAGAGGAGGCAATGCCAGACCCCCGCTCCCCCACGCAGCCCCAGTGCAGCTGCTGCTAG
- the PMFBP1 gene encoding polyamine-modulated factor 1-binding protein 1 isoform X2, with amino-acid sequence MPVPGKGRPVPGQLRAGGRATSAAGASGPQQGRGGAEQVRGQHPPRGPFVPGGGRSGAWGCRSWGGALAPREAAAQLQAELSWWQQQQQTTLEQALQHRHATAQAEERLQRSQEQLQALKQQCQEQAAMRRELHEELCWQQDRREKLQLELQQAKEWTSTLEKENRALQQSLRCREQALGEQEELSQGLQCHLLRLQEELGATQAREQQSQRQLRGAEETIHALQQEVASNRKHLAELLGQVQDMPSLRAELAQAQQGKAKQEEETAAYKEQRQQLHWELRKLQGSQEQSKQEAHSLETRLQELSSRAQQWQQLHQDSERALATREEELVVCKVELAFLKEKLSKALEQKEALQHEINMLRQKFAATSTEAEALRSSLTVARSDSSRLHRESELVLVNISQWVKKQKQSNEKLGQKIQQQVKQIAELTGKKE; translated from the exons ATGCCCGTGCCTGGGAAGGGACGTCCAGTGCCAGGCCAGCTGCGAGCTGGAGGCCGAGCTACGAGCGCTGCAGGAGCAAGCGGCCCGCAGCAGGGCCGAGGTGGCGCAGAGCAGGTACGGGGGCAGCACCCGCCCAGGGGCCCATTTGTGCCCGGAGGGGGTCGCAGTGGGGCCTGGGGCTGCCGCAGCTGGGGCGGTGCCCTTGCCCCCAGGGAGGCGGCAGCACAGCTCCAGGCAGAGCTgagctggtggcagcagcagcagcagacaacCCTGGAGCAGGCGCTGCAGCACAGGCACGCCACCGCCCAAGCAGAAGAGAGGCTGCAGCGGAGCCAGGAACAGCTGCAAGCCCTGAAGCAGCAG TGCCAGGAGCAGGCTGCCATGCGGCGGGAGCTGCATGAggagctgtgctggcagcaggacAGGAGGGAGAAGCTCCAACTAGAGCTGCAGCAGGCAAAGGAGTGGACAAGCACCCTCGAGAAAGAGAACAGGGCCCTGCAGCAAAGCCTGCGCTGCAGGGAGCAGGCG CTGGGGGAGCAGGAGGAACTGAGCCAGGGCCTGCAGTGCCACCTGCTTcggctgcaggaggagctgggagcCACCCAGGCCAGGGAGCAGCAAAGCCAGCGGCAGCTCCGTGGAGCTGAGGAGACCATCCACGCCCTGCAGCAGGAAGTGGCCTCCAACAGAAAGCACCTGGCCGAGCTGCTGGGACAG GTACAGGACATGCCCTCCCTGCGGGCAGAGCTGGCCCAGGCCCAGCAAGGAAAAGccaagcaggaggaggagactgCAGCCTACaaggagcagaggcagcagctccactgggAGCTGAGGAAGCTGCAGGGGTCCcaggagcagagcaagcaggag GCCCACTCCCTCGAgacgaggctgcaggagctgagcagccgagcccagcagtggcagcagctgcaCCAGGACAGTGAGCGAGCTTTGGCCACGCGGGAAGAGGAGCTGGTGGTTTGCAAGGTGGAGCTGGCCTTCCTCAAGGAAAAGCTCAGCAAGGCCCTGGAGCAG AAAGAAGCCCTTCAGCATGAAATTAACATGTTACGACAGAAGTTTGCAGCCACCAGCACTGAG GCAGAAGCCCTGCGCTCCTCCCTCACTGTGGCACGTTCtgacagcagcaggctgcaccgGGAAAGCGAGCTGGTGCTGGTCAACATCAGCCAGTGGGTGAAAAAGCAGAA GCAGTCAAATGAGAAACTAGGGCAAAAGATCCAGCAGCAAGTCAAACAGATTGCTGAGCTGACAGGCAAGAAGGAGTAA